The stretch of DNA TGAGGCGTCGCGCAGTGAGCGCCCCAGCGTGACCGCACCGTGGTTGGCTAACAGGAAGGCCCTGTTGCCGTTGGCAAGTTTGGCGAGATCTTCACCGATCCGCCGGTCGCCGGGGCGGTAGTAAGGAACCACGGGGACTTTTCCCATCCTCATCACTACATAGGGGGTAAACGGACGGATCGCGTTTTCCATATTGAGATCTTCCAGGCAGGAAAGCGCCGTCAAATAGGTGCTGTGCAAGTGGACGACTGCTTTACACTCTGGATTGTTGTGATACAGCGACAGGTGAAAGCTGACCTCTTTTGACGGCTTGTCGCCGGAAATCAGCTCACCGTCCAGACCCACCTTAGAAAGTCGCTCGGCGTCAAGCTCGCCCAGGCAGGAGCCGGTCGGCGTCGCCAGCAGTGTGTCATCAGGCAGTAGCAGAGAAAGATTGCCAGCAGAACCCGTCGCGTAGCCGCGCTGAAACAAGGAGGCGCCCAGGCGAACCATCGCTTCACGTGCCTCAAGTTCCGCCTGAACTAACGTCTTTTCAGTCATACAGGAAACTCCGACTGTGCTCTGGCAAAGAAGTTTTCATCACCGAAATTGCCTGACTTAAGCGCCAGAGAGACAGGCCGCTCTGTCGCTCGCACCCACGGCACTCC from Limnobaculum xujianqingii encodes:
- the otnC gene encoding 3-oxo-tetronate 4-phosphate decarboxylase, whose amino-acid sequence is MTEKTLVQAELEAREAMVRLGASLFQRGYATGSAGNLSLLLPDDTLLATPTGSCLGELDAERLSKVGLDGELISGDKPSKEVSFHLSLYHNNPECKAVVHLHSTYLTALSCLEDLNMENAIRPFTPYVVMRMGKVPVVPYYRPGDRRIGEDLAKLANGNRAFLLANHGAVTLGRSLRDASDNYEELEETAKLIFTLGDRRIRYLSEEQLAELRR